One segment of Primulina tabacum isolate GXHZ01 chromosome 6, ASM2559414v2, whole genome shotgun sequence DNA contains the following:
- the LOC142550077 gene encoding uncharacterized protein LOC142550077 codes for MPPKRKVHEGESSKGKAPATDEGSTPRQIDDYAQLQQQQAKAQAQAQTQAQAILPRQGPVQTDVYDHFRRLNPPEFMGSTDPAVAEEWIKSLESIFSYLHMEDADKVKCAIFLLTKYARIWWESVRVALPTIPLTWETSKTMFYNKYFSKDVGAKKASDFLNLKQGTMSMAEYIQQFEAGVQYVPYIAHDDTSKGEHFMRGLRSEIKRDVRMSKVVAYGEIVERALMAEQDEQDLDRDRQQRRQQYFQKSQGTGQGKKADSKGTQPEESRSKDPPPRKEQDRPPCPKCGKLHGGECMQGSNVCYRGKKPGHLARNCPGSSEKVQGRLFSMTKEEVDADTSMITDSGATHSFILESFVRRLGITASTTETQLAIPLPSRQELQTDQIVRGCSFNKDVNWEGVSNICPRPSDACKLLQKGCQGYLASVLTIDPPVRELNDTDVVCEFPEVFPDDVTGLPPDRETEFVVDVVTRTHPISKAPYRLATTEMKELKEQLQELLDKGIIRPSFSPFQELKAKLTSAPVLAIPEGPGDFVVYSDASKQGLGAILMQHGKVKPMLLQMH; via the exons ATGCCACCAAAACGTAAGGTACATGAAGGAGAGTCATCTAAGGGCAAGGCCCCAGCGACCGATGAAGGCAGTACGCCACGACAGATAGATGATTATGCTCAACTTCAACAACAACAAGCGAAG GCACAGGCACAGGCACAGACGCAGGCACAAGCCATTCTACCCAGACAAGGACCTGTTCAGACAGATGTGTATGATCATTTTCGACGTCTGAATCCTCCGGAATTCATGGGAAGCACCGAtccagcagtagcagaagaATGGATTAAATCATTGGAGTCCATCTTCTCCTACCTTCATATGGAAGATGCAGACAAAGTAAAGTGtgccatatttttattaacaaagtatgcaagaatatggtgggagagtgtaAGGGTGGCATTACCTACGATACCATTGACTTGGGAAACTTCCAAAACCATGTTTTACAACAAGTATTTCAGTAAAGATGTAGGAGCCAAGAAAGCCAGTGATTTCCTTAATCTGAAGCAAGGAACCATGTCAATGGCGGAATACATACAACAATTCGAGGCTGGagtccaatatgtaccatatattgcacATGATGACACAAGTAAGGGCGAACACTTCATGCGGGGACTTCGCTCTGAAATTAAACGAGATGTACGGATGTCGAAAGTTGTTGCCTATGGGGAGATAGTGGAAAGAGCACTTATGGCTGAACAGGATGAACAAGACCTTGACAGAGACAGACAACAGCGAAGGCAGCAGTACTTTCAAAAGAGCCAAGGAACAGGACAAGGCAAAAAGGCCGATAGCAAAGGTACTCAACCAGAGGAATCTCGTAGCAAGGATCCCCCTCCACGTAAAGAACAAGACAGACCACCTTGTCCTAAATGTGGCAAACTTCATGGCGGGGAATGTATGCAAGGTTCCAATGTTTGTTATCGTGGCAAAAAGCCAGGTCATCTTGCCAGGAATTGTCCAGGGAGTTCTGAGAAAGTACAGGGGCGCCTTTTCTCGATGACCAAAGAGGAAGTGGATGCGGATACATCGATGATTACCg attcaggagccacacATTCCTTTATTTTAGAATCGTTTGTAAGGAGACTGGGCATTACAGCAAGTACAACAGAGACACAACTCGCCATACCCTTACCTTCCCGGCAAGAATTACAGACAGATCAGATTGTGCGAGGGTGTTCTTTCAACAAAGATGTGAATTGGGAAGGGGTGTCCAATATATGTCCAAGGCCATCAGAT GCTTGTAAATTACTACAGAaggggtgtcaaggatatttaGCATCTGTGTTAACTATTGATCCACCTGTTCGTGAATTAAATGATACAgatgttgtttgtgaatttcCAGAGGTGTTTCCCGATGATGTTACAGGCTTACCCCCAGATCGAGAGACCGAATTTGTAGTTGATGTTGTGACGAGAACTCATCCAATCTCAAAAGCCCCTTATCGATTAGCCActacagaaatgaaagaattgaaagaacagttacaaGAGTTACTTGATAAAGGGATTATTAGACCGAGTttttcacc TTTCCAAGAGTTAAAGGCAAAATTGACATCAGCACCAGTCCTTGCTATACCAGAAGGACCAGGAGATTTTGTGGTATACAGTGATGCTTCGAAACAAGGTTTAGGAGCAATTTTAATGCAGCACGGGaag gtaaagccaatgttgttgcagatgcATTAA